One window of the Natrinema sp. CBA1119 genome contains the following:
- a CDS encoding NAD-dependent epimerase/dehydratase family protein → MNLEEQTVLVTGGAGFIGSNLANHLAESNDVTVVDDCYLGTPENLSDAVEFVDASVLDDDLPTNVDIVFHLAALSSYAMHEEDPTTGARVNVEGFVNVVEQARQDGCETVVYASTSSIYGSRTEPSPEDMPVSVNTGYEASKLARERYGEYFSNHYDMSAAGMRFFSVYQGYGGAEEHKGEYANVIAQFADDIADGESPVLYGDGTQTRDFTHVSDIVRGLELAAVHELDGIYNLGTGEAYDFETVVEMINDELGTDVEAEYVENPIPDSVYVHDTCADSSKIRAETGWEPQIDFEEGIRRVCAQYTDQ, encoded by the coding sequence ATGAACCTCGAGGAGCAAACCGTCCTCGTCACCGGCGGTGCGGGATTTATCGGATCGAACCTGGCCAACCACCTCGCCGAGTCGAACGACGTGACCGTCGTCGACGACTGTTATCTGGGAACGCCAGAAAACCTGTCCGATGCCGTCGAATTCGTCGACGCGAGTGTCCTCGATGACGATCTACCGACGAACGTCGACATCGTGTTCCACCTCGCGGCGCTATCGTCGTACGCGATGCACGAAGAGGACCCCACGACGGGTGCCAGAGTCAACGTCGAAGGCTTCGTCAACGTGGTCGAACAGGCCAGGCAGGACGGCTGCGAGACGGTGGTCTACGCCTCGACGTCGTCGATCTACGGCAGTCGGACGGAGCCGTCGCCCGAGGACATGCCAGTGAGCGTCAACACCGGCTACGAGGCCTCGAAGCTTGCGCGGGAACGCTACGGCGAATACTTCTCGAATCACTACGATATGTCCGCGGCCGGCATGCGCTTTTTCTCGGTGTATCAGGGCTACGGCGGCGCGGAGGAACACAAGGGAGAGTACGCCAACGTGATCGCCCAGTTCGCCGACGACATCGCCGACGGCGAGTCGCCCGTTCTCTACGGCGACGGTACCCAGACGCGGGACTTCACGCACGTCTCCGATATCGTTCGCGGCCTCGAGCTGGCCGCAGTCCACGAACTCGACGGAATCTACAATCTGGGGACCGGAGAGGCGTACGATTTCGAGACCGTCGTCGAGATGATCAACGACGAACTCGGGACCGATGTGGAAGCGGAGTACGTCGAGAACCCGATTCCAGATTCGGTCTACGTCCACGACACCTGCGCCGATTCGTCGAAGATCCGAGCGGAGACCGGCTGGGAACCACAGATCGACTTCGAGGAAGGTATTCGGCGCGTCTGTGCACAATACACGGACCAGTAG